In Thermoanaerobaculales bacterium, one DNA window encodes the following:
- a CDS encoding GldG family protein: MRKQALRYTTTGVVGVILAVALTGMVNWLAARHYLSADWTSSRMYSISEKTQGILSDLEEEIRVVVFMTPASPLYDQAFELLSRYSAASDKIKVEYIDPDKEPLRTKQLAEQFGISVADTVVFSYAGRTKYVTADQMAEYDYAAAQYGQAPSMRAFKGEEQFTSAILSLVAPDVPKVYFVTGHGEASVATAGGGAQPDRSLAVLAEALKRENIEAADTVLLSGAAPEDADVIAVVGPTRPFTEPEIGALGAFLDRGGRLLVCLDPLIEPAGTMRATRLEGFLADRGIRVNDDLVVDPSRKLPFYDLSAVYLTDFPSHPVTKGLEAVAVLFSVARSLTPEGDPAPEVIVETSAEGWGERNLGQLLTGQPVARDDGDTPGPAAVGVVVEQAPIPGSPAGDEATPGSQPGFRMVVFGDSDFMADYEISNAGNLVLAMNAINWLAARELSLGIPPREVEQVSLFLSQRQMRTILLVTLLAMPGAAIVLGVLVWRRRRH; the protein is encoded by the coding sequence ATGAGAAAGCAGGCGCTGCGCTACACCACGACCGGGGTCGTCGGCGTCATCCTGGCCGTCGCCCTGACCGGCATGGTCAACTGGCTCGCCGCCCGGCACTACCTGTCCGCGGACTGGACGTCGTCCCGGATGTACTCGATCTCGGAGAAGACCCAGGGCATCCTGTCCGACCTCGAGGAGGAGATCCGGGTCGTGGTGTTCATGACGCCGGCGAGCCCGCTCTATGATCAGGCATTCGAGCTCCTGAGCCGCTACTCCGCGGCCTCCGACAAGATCAAGGTCGAGTACATCGATCCCGACAAGGAGCCGCTGCGCACCAAGCAGCTGGCCGAGCAGTTCGGCATCTCGGTCGCCGACACGGTGGTCTTCAGCTACGCCGGCCGCACCAAGTACGTGACCGCGGACCAGATGGCCGAGTACGACTACGCGGCCGCGCAGTACGGGCAGGCGCCGTCGATGCGCGCCTTCAAGGGCGAGGAGCAGTTCACCTCGGCCATCCTGTCGCTGGTCGCCCCGGACGTCCCCAAGGTCTACTTCGTGACCGGCCACGGCGAGGCGTCGGTCGCGACTGCCGGCGGCGGCGCCCAGCCGGACCGCAGCCTGGCGGTGCTCGCCGAGGCGCTCAAGCGCGAGAACATCGAGGCTGCGGACACGGTCCTGCTCAGCGGGGCGGCTCCGGAGGACGCCGACGTGATCGCCGTCGTCGGGCCGACGCGCCCCTTCACCGAGCCCGAGATCGGGGCTCTCGGCGCCTTTCTCGATCGCGGCGGCCGGCTGCTGGTCTGCCTGGACCCGCTGATCGAGCCCGCGGGCACGATGCGCGCCACCCGGCTCGAGGGCTTCCTCGCCGACCGCGGCATCCGCGTCAACGACGACCTCGTGGTCGATCCGTCCCGCAAGCTCCCGTTCTACGACCTGTCGGCGGTCTACCTGACCGACTTCCCGTCCCATCCGGTGACCAAGGGCCTCGAGGCAGTCGCGGTCCTGTTCAGCGTGGCCCGCTCCCTGACCCCGGAAGGCGATCCGGCGCCGGAGGTGATCGTCGAGACCTCGGCGGAGGGCTGGGGCGAGCGCAACCTCGGCCAGCTGCTCACCGGCCAGCCGGTCGCTCGCGACGACGGCGACACGCCCGGCCCCGCGGCGGTCGGCGTGGTGGTCGAGCAAGCCCCGATCCCGGGCAGCCCCGCCGGCGACGAGGCGACGCCGGGCAGCCAACCCGGCTTCCGCATGGTGGTCTTCGGCGACTCCGACTTCATGGCTGACTACGAGATCTCGAACGCCGGCAACCTCGTCCTGGCGATGAACGCCATCAACTGGCTGGCGGCGCGCGAGTTGTCGCTGGGCATCCCGCCGCGCGAGGTCGAGCAGGTGAGCCTGTTCCTCTCCCAGCGGCAGATGCGCACGATCCTGCTGGTCACGCTGCTGGCGATGCCCGGCGCGGCCATCGTCCTCGGAGTCCTGGTCTGGCGGCGAAGGCGGCACTAA
- a CDS encoding Glu/Leu/Phe/Val dehydrogenase produces the protein MSKEFNAFEMAQRQFDAVADKLQLDAGIRDLLRWPQREYHFTIPVRMDDGTVKIFRGFRVQHNDARGPAKGGIRFHPQETVDTVRALATWMTWKCAVVDIPLGGGKGGVICDPHNLSPREQEQLCRGWVRQVARNIGPIQDVPAPDVMTNPQHMVWMLDEYERLTGGHFPGAITGKPVEVGGSLGRTEATGYGVIFTVREALKRLNIPVKGVRASIQGFGNVAQYAAKLLIELGGTVVAVACWDNNDHKAYTFSKPDGIDASFLLSITDRFGTIDKDKAVKAGYKIEDADAWIAKDVQILIPAALENQVTGETAKHIHRNVKILAEGANGPTTPEADAILKQRGIFVIPDFLANAGGVTCSYFEQVQCNTNFFWPKAEVLERLDQKMTNAFHAVADLAENAGEYTRDAAYMIAIQRVASACHLRGWA, from the coding sequence ATGTCCAAGGAGTTCAACGCATTCGAGATGGCGCAGCGGCAGTTCGACGCGGTTGCTGACAAGCTGCAGCTCGACGCCGGGATCCGCGACCTGCTGCGCTGGCCGCAGCGCGAGTACCACTTCACCATCCCGGTGCGGATGGACGACGGCACGGTCAAGATCTTCCGCGGCTTCCGCGTCCAGCACAACGACGCGCGCGGCCCGGCCAAGGGCGGCATCCGCTTCCATCCTCAGGAGACGGTCGACACCGTGCGCGCTCTAGCCACCTGGATGACCTGGAAGTGCGCGGTGGTGGACATCCCGCTCGGCGGCGGCAAGGGCGGCGTCATCTGCGACCCGCACAACCTGTCGCCGCGCGAGCAGGAGCAGCTCTGCCGCGGCTGGGTCCGCCAGGTCGCCCGCAACATCGGCCCGATCCAGGACGTGCCGGCGCCCGACGTGATGACCAACCCGCAGCACATGGTGTGGATGCTCGACGAGTACGAGAGGCTCACCGGCGGCCACTTCCCGGGCGCCATCACCGGCAAGCCGGTCGAGGTCGGCGGCTCGCTGGGCCGGACCGAGGCCACCGGCTACGGCGTCATCTTCACCGTGCGCGAGGCGCTCAAGCGCCTGAACATCCCGGTCAAGGGCGTCCGCGCCTCGATCCAGGGCTTCGGAAACGTCGCCCAGTACGCGGCCAAGCTGCTGATCGAGCTCGGCGGGACGGTGGTGGCGGTGGCCTGCTGGGACAACAACGACCACAAGGCCTACACCTTCTCGAAGCCGGACGGCATCGACGCCAGCTTCCTGCTCTCGATCACCGACCGCTTCGGGACCATCGACAAGGACAAGGCCGTCAAGGCCGGCTACAAGATCGAGGACGCCGATGCCTGGATCGCCAAGGACGTGCAGATCCTGATCCCGGCGGCCCTCGAGAACCAGGTCACCGGCGAGACCGCGAAGCACATCCACCGCAACGTGAAGATTCTCGCCGAGGGCGCCAACGGCCCGACCACGCCCGAGGCCGACGCGATCCTCAAGCAGCGGGGCATCTTCGTGATCCCGGACTTCCTGGCCAACGCCGGCGGAGTGACCTGCTCGTACTTCGAGCAGGTGCAGTGCAACACCAACTTCTTCTGGCCCAAGGCCGAGGTGCTGGAGCGGCTCGATCAGAAGATGACCAATGCCTTCCACGCGGTGGCCGACCTGGCCGAGAACGCCGGCGAGTACACGCGCGACGCCGCCTACATGATCGCCATCCAGCGCGTCGCCTCGGCCTGCCACCTGCGCGGCTGGGCATAG
- a CDS encoding DUF4340 domain-containing protein: MRKRNLILLALMVIGLGAYIYFHERHLPTTEERRQQADTLFPDLDRDEVAGLEIHNTHGDFRLVKQGGSWRLVAPIEFAAEETAVSSLLGSLENLKAERTLSEGEVDPKAYGLDRPSITLTLATDDGATSSLEIGDEAALGSNRAVRRNGEGSVILVSGWFVRDLDRDLDEWRSRDVAEIAADDVASLVVLAGSDRIELVRQGESWRLLQPLDDVADRDHVRNLISDLDALRVEEFLDDPPPAAELGLEVPAYQVTILRSSGGEPLRLDFGSSRERDGRTQVACRRNAAELFWVDDRAATRLAKAPVRWRSTKVAAFDTWDAERLTITAGGTGVTLARKEGMWTAGEGGGEVEHSEVQDRLAALAALEAIEFDLVEPATPPAGTVELELKPPGGSAEPQLLSFSFHRPLVEGGQALVRVSGRATVMSVAAAQVEQILADPRALVRPAEDPAPPPASP, translated from the coding sequence ATGCGAAAACGGAACCTGATCCTCCTGGCGTTGATGGTGATCGGGCTCGGAGCCTACATCTACTTCCACGAGCGCCACCTGCCGACCACCGAGGAGCGGCGCCAGCAGGCCGACACGCTCTTCCCCGATCTCGATCGGGACGAGGTGGCTGGCCTCGAGATCCACAACACCCACGGGGACTTCCGGCTCGTCAAGCAGGGCGGCAGCTGGCGGCTGGTGGCGCCGATCGAGTTCGCGGCCGAGGAGACCGCGGTGAGCTCGCTGCTCGGATCCCTCGAGAATCTGAAGGCCGAGCGCACCCTGTCCGAGGGCGAGGTCGACCCCAAGGCCTACGGGCTCGACCGGCCGTCGATCACCCTGACCCTGGCGACCGACGACGGCGCGACGTCCTCGCTCGAGATCGGCGACGAGGCGGCCCTCGGCTCGAACCGGGCCGTCCGCCGGAACGGCGAGGGGTCCGTGATCCTGGTCAGTGGGTGGTTCGTCCGCGATCTCGACCGGGACCTCGACGAGTGGCGCTCGCGCGACGTCGCCGAGATCGCGGCCGACGACGTCGCGTCGCTGGTGGTGCTGGCCGGCTCCGACCGCATCGAGCTCGTCCGCCAGGGCGAGAGCTGGCGCCTGCTCCAGCCGCTCGACGACGTCGCCGACCGCGACCATGTGCGCAACCTCATCTCTGACCTCGACGCGCTCCGGGTCGAGGAGTTCCTGGATGACCCGCCACCCGCCGCGGAGCTCGGCCTCGAGGTTCCCGCCTACCAGGTCACGATCCTCCGCTCCTCGGGCGGCGAACCGCTCCGGCTCGACTTCGGCTCGAGCCGCGAGCGCGACGGCCGCACCCAGGTCGCCTGCCGGCGCAACGCAGCCGAGCTCTTCTGGGTCGACGACCGCGCCGCGACCCGGCTGGCCAAGGCGCCGGTGCGCTGGCGGTCGACCAAGGTCGCTGCCTTCGACACCTGGGACGCCGAGCGGCTCACCATCACCGCCGGCGGAACCGGCGTCACGCTCGCGCGCAAGGAAGGGATGTGGACGGCGGGCGAGGGCGGCGGCGAGGTCGAGCACAGCGAGGTTCAGGACCGGCTCGCGGCCCTGGCGGCGCTGGAGGCCATCGAGTTCGACCTCGTCGAGCCTGCCACCCCGCCCGCGGGCACGGTCGAGCTGGAGCTCAAGCCGCCGGGCGGCTCCGCCGAGCCGCAGCTGCTGAGCTTCAGCTTCCACCGGCCGCTGGTCGAAGGTGGCCAGGCCCTGGTCCGGGTCAGCGGGCGGGCGACGGTGATGAGCGTCGCCGCCGCCCAGGTCGAGCAGATCCTCGCCGATCCCCGGGCACTGGTGAGGCCGGCGGAGGATCCAGCTCCGCCACCGGCTTCGCCGTGA
- a CDS encoding DUF3187 family protein: MALRRRQWGPALAAVLLTAIAARADDSEGPGLPPLPSPPAASPWSSSAAVGLGPLAQGSGSPASTFRLVQPPAAPVTLGRGQWEISAQADWANFFCDGGDRYLLDYESLRLRLGAGYGVTERTQVGLGGVLSYQGGGVLDSFIEWFERSIGAINRDRVEAPGDRHLIRVRSADGSVHEWRGEESGWDVDSLALAVKHQVLEGSETTPAVVVTGVLKLPGRSNAPGRADGGVDLGGSLAVGQRLGRFNLYGSLGAVRFGETDVGGVELYDSQLSLMAGAEYRATPRTSILLQVMVSSAVAHHLGDLSERSREAALGVKHRLGERCLLEVSAGENLVVFANSADIVFRAGLSWRP, encoded by the coding sequence GTGGCCCTGAGGCGACGGCAGTGGGGGCCGGCCCTGGCCGCCGTGCTGCTGACCGCAATCGCAGCCCGGGCCGACGACAGTGAGGGCCCTGGGCTGCCACCCCTTCCTTCGCCACCGGCCGCATCGCCCTGGTCATCGTCGGCCGCGGTCGGGCTGGGGCCGCTCGCGCAGGGCTCCGGGTCCCCGGCCTCGACGTTCCGGCTGGTGCAGCCCCCGGCCGCACCGGTCACCCTCGGCCGAGGGCAGTGGGAGATCTCGGCGCAGGCCGACTGGGCCAACTTCTTCTGCGACGGCGGCGACCGCTACCTGCTCGACTACGAGTCGCTGCGCCTGCGGCTCGGCGCCGGCTACGGCGTGACGGAACGCACCCAGGTCGGCCTCGGCGGCGTGCTCTCGTACCAGGGGGGCGGGGTCCTGGACAGCTTCATCGAGTGGTTCGAGCGCTCGATCGGCGCGATCAACCGCGACCGCGTCGAGGCGCCCGGCGACCGCCACCTGATCCGGGTGCGCTCCGCGGACGGCTCGGTCCACGAGTGGCGCGGCGAGGAGTCGGGCTGGGACGTCGACTCCCTGGCGCTGGCGGTCAAGCACCAGGTGCTCGAGGGCTCCGAGACGACGCCCGCCGTGGTCGTCACCGGCGTCCTCAAGCTGCCCGGCAGGTCCAACGCGCCGGGCCGTGCGGACGGCGGTGTCGACCTCGGGGGCAGCCTGGCCGTGGGCCAGCGCCTCGGCCGTTTCAACCTCTACGGCTCGCTCGGGGCGGTCCGGTTCGGGGAGACCGATGTCGGTGGGGTCGAGCTCTACGACTCCCAGCTGTCGCTGATGGCCGGCGCCGAGTACCGCGCGACGCCGCGCACCTCGATCCTCCTCCAGGTCATGGTGTCGAGCGCGGTCGCGCACCACCTCGGCGATCTCTCCGAGCGCTCGCGCGAGGCCGCGCTCGGCGTCAAGCACCGCCTCGGCGAGCGCTGCCTGCTCGAGGTCTCGGCCGGCGAGAACCTCGTCGTCTTCGCCAACAGCGCCGACATCGTGTTCCGCGCCGGCCTCAGCTGGCGCCCGTGA
- a CDS encoding FHA domain-containing protein produces MIITCPQCETKYRYDEARFGSEPSKSVRCTTCGYTFTVENPLQVGDATNAGRHADLPPDLFEDDEARVAEPEAPELPPLAPLPGDVRYSLAVIAGAQAGSVFPITKPRVFIGRGSAMDVQLKDSEVSRRHAVIEVRGDEATLLDLGATNGTFVDGERINQSQLANRAEFTVGSTTLMFIVAPSQSA; encoded by the coding sequence GTGATCATCACGTGCCCGCAGTGCGAGACCAAGTACCGGTACGACGAGGCCCGGTTCGGGTCCGAGCCGTCGAAGTCGGTGCGCTGCACGACCTGCGGGTACACGTTCACCGTCGAGAACCCGCTCCAGGTGGGCGACGCGACCAACGCCGGAAGGCATGCCGACCTCCCACCCGACCTTTTCGAGGACGACGAGGCAAGGGTCGCCGAGCCGGAGGCGCCCGAGCTGCCGCCGCTCGCCCCCCTGCCCGGCGACGTCCGCTACTCGCTCGCGGTGATCGCAGGCGCCCAGGCCGGGAGCGTCTTCCCGATCACCAAGCCACGGGTCTTCATCGGCCGGGGCTCGGCGATGGACGTGCAGCTCAAGGACTCCGAGGTGTCCCGGCGACACGCCGTGATCGAGGTCCGTGGCGACGAGGCGACCCTGCTCGACCTCGGCGCCACCAACGGCACCTTCGTCGACGGGGAGCGGATCAACCAGTCCCAGCTCGCCAACCGGGCCGAGTTCACGGTCGGCTCGACCACCCTGATGTTCATCGTTGCGCCGAGCCAGTCCGCCTGA
- a CDS encoding ABC transporter permease has translation MAKVLAVVRRELIAYFSSPLAYIVLTAFLLMQGYIFYIIVSFLNNPMTQAMTPLRLFFGGTVFFWLFLLFTVPVITMRLIAEERRSGTIEVLLTSPVTEGQVIAGKFLAALLFYLVLWLPTVLYVVLLKQHSSIDLRPVLAGYLGVLLIGFLFLAVGTFTSTLTNNQLIAAILAFAALVVLFSIGLVEQLMVSSSWLRDALSYMNLWTHMDDYAKGIVDSRHIVYELSVGLLFLFLAAKSLEVKKWR, from the coding sequence ATGGCGAAGGTCCTGGCTGTCGTCCGCCGCGAGCTGATCGCGTACTTCTCGTCGCCCCTGGCCTACATCGTGCTGACCGCGTTCCTGCTCATGCAGGGCTACATCTTCTACATCATCGTGTCGTTCCTCAACAACCCGATGACGCAGGCGATGACCCCGCTCCGGCTGTTCTTCGGCGGCACGGTCTTCTTCTGGCTGTTCCTGCTCTTCACGGTGCCGGTGATCACGATGCGGCTGATCGCCGAGGAGCGCCGCTCCGGGACCATCGAGGTGCTCCTCACCTCGCCCGTCACCGAGGGCCAGGTGATCGCCGGCAAGTTCCTCGCTGCCCTGCTGTTCTACCTGGTGCTGTGGCTGCCGACGGTGCTCTACGTCGTGCTCCTGAAGCAGCACTCGAGCATCGACCTGCGGCCGGTGCTGGCAGGCTACCTCGGGGTGCTGCTGATCGGCTTCCTGTTCCTCGCCGTCGGGACCTTCACCTCCACCCTGACCAACAACCAGCTGATCGCCGCCATCCTGGCCTTCGCCGCCCTGGTGGTGCTGTTCTCGATCGGTCTGGTCGAGCAGCTGATGGTCTCGTCGTCGTGGCTCCGCGATGCCCTCTCCTACATGAACCTGTGGACCCACATGGACGACTACGCCAAGGGCATCGTCGACAGCCGGCACATCGTCTACGAGCTGTCGGTGGGGCTGCTGTTCCTGTTTCTCGCCGCGAAGTCGCTCGAGGTCAAGAAGTGGAGGTGA
- a CDS encoding ATP-binding cassette domain-containing protein → MIEVEGLTKVFVDQPVVDDVSFFVPEGQVLGFLGPNGAGKTTAMRMITAFLPPTAGRIVVAGVDLDADPVGLRRKVGYLPENVPLYPELRVEEHLRFRAAVEEVPRSEIGERIAEVCDRCMIGDVRRQVIGTLSKGYRQRVGLAGALIHKPAVLILDEPTVGLDPNQIIKVRELITELGREHTVVLSTHILPEVEQVCERVAIIDRGRIVADGTPDQLRSRMVGNPRLQVELRGANGDGREALLSLPGVTGVEDRGGCSYSVEHAPGSDPREAIFRLAVARGWVLATLTATQASLEDVFVRLTTREEPAPGEEV, encoded by the coding sequence ATGATCGAGGTGGAAGGGCTGACCAAGGTCTTCGTCGACCAGCCGGTGGTCGACGACGTGTCGTTCTTCGTTCCCGAGGGCCAGGTGCTCGGCTTCCTCGGCCCCAACGGCGCCGGCAAGACGACGGCGATGCGGATGATCACCGCGTTTCTGCCGCCGACCGCCGGGCGGATCGTGGTCGCCGGGGTCGATCTCGACGCCGATCCCGTCGGGCTGCGGCGCAAGGTCGGCTATCTGCCCGAGAACGTGCCCCTCTACCCCGAGCTGCGGGTCGAGGAGCACCTCCGCTTCCGGGCGGCGGTCGAGGAGGTGCCCCGGTCCGAGATCGGCGAGCGCATCGCCGAGGTCTGCGACCGCTGCATGATCGGCGACGTCCGCCGGCAGGTGATCGGCACCCTGTCCAAGGGCTACCGGCAGCGGGTCGGCCTGGCCGGGGCCCTCATCCACAAGCCGGCCGTGCTGATCCTCGACGAGCCGACGGTGGGCCTCGACCCCAACCAAATCATCAAGGTTCGCGAGCTCATCACCGAGCTCGGGCGCGAGCACACCGTGGTGCTGTCCACCCACATCCTGCCCGAGGTCGAGCAGGTGTGCGAGCGGGTGGCGATCATCGATCGCGGCCGGATCGTGGCCGACGGCACTCCGGACCAGCTGCGCAGCCGCATGGTGGGCAACCCCCGGCTGCAGGTCGAGCTGCGGGGGGCCAACGGCGACGGCCGCGAGGCGCTGCTCTCACTGCCCGGCGTGACCGGGGTCGAGGACCGGGGAGGCTGCAGCTACTCGGTCGAGCACGCGCCCGGAAGCGACCCCCGGGAGGCGATCTTCCGGCTCGCCGTCGCGCGGGGCTGGGTGCTGGCCACGCTGACGGCGACCCAGGCGTCGCTCGAGGACGTGTTCGTACGGCTCACCACCCGCGAGGAGCCGGCGCCCGGCGAGGAGGTGTGA
- a CDS encoding PEP/pyruvate-binding domain-containing protein — MADWRQTFDDLRRRRPDLAERACRLLLLDMQRQGLIELDTIDEQIAAALKLVVSPRDLDPNRPKPKLPSDSQEALHELALEQAARRLAPEEIQATILLVEKRQLAHEGASLAEDPDTPIPELRDKVHEFLNFAPGEAFAPPEDVLGIRAALARRLLSDQLDYISVAKEYIKVTEFATVLDHIIPTEGRRGKLGGKAAGLILAHSILQRAREAGRLQVDYRVPTSYFLPSSGTLEFIQYNSLEDMINVKYKPLEEVREQFPLVERSFKSGSLPPTIREGLRDMLEEVGEGPLVVRSSSLLEDRIGHAFSGKYKSLFIANRGPTAKRLAELENAIAEVYASVFHPDPIEYRREHGLIDFQEQMGVLIQGLVGREFGRMMFPLFAGVAFSTCNMRWSPRIRRTDGIARLVLGLGTRAVDRTGADYPVLVALEQPTLRAVQRPDEVYRYSQHEVDVVDLREGQFDSLPLASMLSRVGGKLPQMNRIFSIYRDRDILPMVGVMPQIDPHELVVTFDGLVKSQFPRDLKGMLDLLEEGIGEPVDVEFAHDGESLYMLQCRSLSHGATVQRVPIPPDIEQERKVFSATRYVQTTQCRDLEYLVLVDPRDYERLPSRDAMLRVARTVGLLNQVLPQRRFALMGPGRWGSRGDIRLGVPVTYADICRTALLVEIARKRGAYLPDVSFGTHFFNDLVESQIAYLPLYPDEPGAVWNERFLRETPNVLAKLVPKYADMAETVRVIDVRAASGGELVQVIMDGETDTALAYLAPPAGAP, encoded by the coding sequence TTGGCGGACTGGCGACAGACTTTCGATGACCTCCGGCGGAGGCGTCCGGACCTGGCGGAGCGGGCGTGCCGGCTGCTGTTGCTGGACATGCAGCGGCAGGGGCTGATCGAGCTCGACACGATCGACGAGCAGATCGCGGCCGCCCTCAAGCTGGTGGTCTCGCCTCGCGACCTCGACCCGAACCGCCCCAAGCCGAAGCTGCCGAGCGACTCCCAGGAGGCGCTGCACGAGCTCGCGCTCGAGCAGGCGGCGCGCCGCCTCGCGCCCGAGGAGATCCAGGCCACCATCCTCTTGGTCGAGAAGCGCCAGCTCGCGCACGAGGGGGCGAGCCTCGCCGAGGACCCGGACACGCCGATCCCGGAGCTGCGCGACAAGGTGCACGAGTTCCTCAACTTCGCGCCCGGCGAGGCGTTCGCGCCGCCGGAGGACGTGCTCGGCATCCGCGCCGCGCTCGCCCGCCGGCTGCTCTCGGACCAGCTCGACTACATCTCGGTCGCCAAGGAGTACATCAAGGTCACCGAGTTCGCGACGGTCCTCGATCACATCATCCCGACCGAGGGAAGGCGGGGGAAGCTGGGCGGCAAGGCAGCCGGCCTGATCCTCGCGCACTCGATCCTCCAGCGGGCGAGGGAGGCCGGCCGTCTCCAGGTCGACTACCGCGTGCCGACCTCCTACTTCCTGCCGTCCAGCGGCACCCTCGAGTTCATCCAGTACAACAGCCTCGAGGACATGATCAACGTCAAGTACAAGCCGCTCGAGGAGGTGCGCGAGCAGTTCCCGCTGGTCGAGCGCAGCTTCAAGAGCGGCTCGCTGCCGCCGACCATCCGCGAGGGCCTGCGCGACATGCTCGAGGAGGTGGGCGAGGGGCCGCTCGTGGTGCGCTCCTCCAGCCTGCTCGAGGACCGCATCGGGCATGCCTTCTCGGGCAAGTACAAGAGCCTGTTCATCGCCAACCGCGGGCCGACCGCCAAGCGGCTGGCCGAGCTCGAGAACGCCATCGCCGAGGTCTACGCATCGGTCTTCCACCCCGACCCGATCGAGTACCGGCGCGAGCACGGCCTGATCGACTTCCAGGAGCAGATGGGCGTGCTGATCCAGGGGCTGGTCGGCCGCGAGTTCGGACGCATGATGTTCCCGCTGTTCGCCGGGGTCGCGTTCTCCACCTGCAACATGCGGTGGTCGCCGAGGATCCGGCGCACTGACGGGATCGCGCGCCTGGTGCTCGGCCTCGGCACCCGTGCCGTGGATCGCACCGGCGCCGACTACCCGGTGCTGGTCGCGCTGGAGCAGCCCACGCTGCGGGCAGTCCAGCGCCCCGACGAGGTCTACCGGTACTCGCAGCACGAGGTCGACGTGGTGGACCTGCGCGAGGGGCAGTTCGACTCTCTCCCGCTCGCGAGCATGCTGTCGCGGGTCGGCGGCAAGCTGCCCCAGATGAACCGGATCTTCTCGATCTACCGCGACCGCGACATCCTGCCGATGGTCGGCGTGATGCCGCAGATCGACCCTCACGAGCTGGTCGTCACCTTCGACGGCCTCGTCAAGTCGCAGTTCCCGCGCGACCTGAAGGGGATGCTCGACCTCCTCGAGGAAGGCATCGGCGAGCCGGTCGACGTCGAGTTCGCCCACGACGGCGAATCGCTGTACATGCTGCAGTGCCGGTCACTCAGCCACGGCGCGACCGTCCAACGGGTCCCCATCCCGCCCGACATCGAACAGGAACGCAAGGTCTTCTCCGCGACCCGGTACGTGCAAACGACGCAGTGCCGAGACCTCGAGTACCTGGTGCTGGTGGATCCCCGAGACTACGAGCGCCTGCCGTCGCGCGACGCGATGCTGCGCGTGGCGCGGACCGTCGGCCTCCTCAACCAGGTGCTGCCGCAGCGCCGGTTCGCGCTGATGGGGCCCGGGCGCTGGGGCAGCCGTGGGGACATCCGGCTCGGCGTCCCGGTCACCTACGCCGACATCTGCCGCACCGCCCTGCTGGTGGAGATTGCCCGCAAGCGGGGCGCGTACCTGCCCGACGTGTCGTTCGGCACCCACTTCTTCAACGACCTCGTCGAGTCGCAGATCGCGTACCTGCCGCTCTACCCCGACGAGCCGGGCGCGGTGTGGAACGAGCGGTTCCTGCGAGAGACGCCCAACGTGCTGGCCAAGCTCGTCCCCAAGTACGCCGACATGGCGGAGACGGTGCGCGTGATCGACGTCCGGGCGGCGTCCGGCGGCGAGCTGGTGCAGGTCATCATGGACGGGGAAACTGACACCGCCCTCGCCTACCTCGCGCCGCCCGCCGGCGCGCCCTGA